A genome region from Microcella alkaliphila includes the following:
- a CDS encoding FHA domain-containing protein, with translation MADNTAGGEREYRPQDTTVHYGPEFAAQLAAMEAGVRTGELDIISALPSGSAVLIVRRGPNTGARFLLDGDQTIAGRHPDADIFLDDVTVSRKHAEFVRSGTRFAVRDLGSLNGTFYNGERIDDTVPLVDGAEVQVGKFHLTFYSSRHDQPQGA, from the coding sequence ATGGCTGACAACACGGCAGGCGGCGAACGCGAGTACCGCCCGCAAGACACGACGGTGCACTACGGGCCCGAATTCGCCGCGCAATTGGCGGCGATGGAAGCCGGTGTGCGCACGGGCGAGCTGGACATCATCAGCGCCCTTCCGTCGGGTTCAGCCGTGCTCATCGTGCGCCGCGGTCCGAACACCGGCGCGCGATTCCTGCTCGACGGCGACCAGACGATCGCCGGTCGCCATCCCGACGCCGACATCTTCCTCGACGACGTGACGGTGTCACGCAAGCATGCGGAATTCGTGCGTTCGGGTACCCGATTCGCCGTTCGTGACCTCGGTTCCCTGAACGGCACGTTCTACAACGGCGAGCGTATCGACGACACCGTCCCCCTCGTCGACGGCGCCGAGGTGCAGGTGGGCAAGTTCCATCTGACCTTCTACTCGTCGCGCCACGACCAGCCCCAGGGCGCCTGA
- a CDS encoding CDP-alcohol phosphatidyltransferase family protein translates to MSEPAPASPVVSDRVWTVPNALSALRLLLVPVFFVLVVVGEDVAALIVIVVSTVSDWADGVIARRFGQITKLGQLLDPAADRLFIMAAVLGLAVRGVVPWWLVVVIIGRDLFLIVLGVVLAQHRFGPLPVHHLGKTATFALFYALPILVLGQAFPALAVVSDPIGWAFALWGAFLYWWAGLLYLRQTRVLIREHPLDRADASDTLARRRMTDG, encoded by the coding sequence GTGTCCGAGCCCGCGCCCGCCTCGCCCGTGGTGAGCGACCGCGTCTGGACCGTCCCGAACGCGTTGAGCGCGCTGCGTCTGCTGCTCGTCCCCGTCTTCTTCGTGCTCGTCGTCGTTGGCGAAGATGTCGCGGCTCTCATCGTGATCGTGGTGTCCACCGTCAGCGACTGGGCCGACGGGGTGATCGCCCGACGCTTCGGCCAGATCACGAAGCTCGGCCAACTTCTCGATCCGGCTGCTGACCGGCTCTTCATCATGGCGGCCGTGCTCGGGCTCGCCGTGCGAGGGGTCGTTCCCTGGTGGCTCGTCGTCGTCATCATCGGTCGCGACCTCTTCCTGATCGTGCTCGGTGTCGTGCTCGCCCAGCACCGTTTCGGGCCGCTGCCCGTTCATCACCTCGGCAAAACCGCGACCTTCGCACTGTTCTACGCGCTGCCCATCCTCGTCCTCGGGCAGGCCTTCCCTGCCCTCGCGGTCGTGTCCGACCCCATCGGCTGGGCCTTCGCCCTGTGGGGGGCCTTCCTGTACTGGTGGGCGGGCCTGCTATACCTGCGCCAAACGCGTGTCCTCATCCGTGAACACCCCCTCGACAGAGCAGATGCATCGGATACGCTGGCACGCAGGAGGATGACGGATGGCTGA
- a CDS encoding glycoside hydrolase family 15 protein → MAEPLENYALVGDCRSAALIGRTGSIDWLCLPRFDSASLLARILGDERHGHWSLNPVGAVECTSHRYEEDTFVLVTRWETPTGVIEVTDWMPIENGESDIVRRVTGIEGEATVEQVLRIRFDYADAMPWVRQTGTEDAPELTAIAGPDAVVVRGPQFTAVDHAHRAEFTVAAGETVDTVLTWFPSHKSPRPPQDVDTMLETTRAWWQNWARTCTPPGAYDEHVRRSLLVLRALTHESTGGIVAAPTTSLPEEIGGGRNWDYRYVWIRDAALTLEALMIHGYQDEASAWRDWLLRAIAGDPEDVQIMYGLSGERYLYEREIESLPGYEGSSPVRVGNGAYDQFQGDIFGELMIALEDARELGVHEDDFSWSLQVRLLEWVATQLDRADNGIWEIRGPLRTFTHSRAMLWAAFDRGIRAIEQFDLTGPLAEWKAIRERLRTEIEEHGFDDERGHYRQHYDTVEVDASLLQLAQIGYVAYDDERMLGTVAEIERTLLRKGLPLRYRTESGVDGLEGDEHPFLTCAFWLVEQYARSGRLDDAVTLMDRLVGITNDVGLLSEEYDVDDERHLGNTPQALSHLALVRAADAISEARAA, encoded by the coding sequence ATGGCCGAACCTCTGGAGAATTACGCCCTCGTCGGAGACTGCCGATCGGCGGCACTCATCGGCCGCACCGGATCGATCGACTGGCTGTGCCTGCCGCGCTTCGACTCGGCGTCGCTGCTCGCTCGGATCCTCGGCGACGAGCGCCACGGGCACTGGTCGCTGAACCCGGTCGGCGCCGTCGAATGCACCTCGCATCGCTACGAGGAGGACACGTTCGTGCTCGTGACCCGGTGGGAGACCCCGACCGGTGTCATCGAGGTCACCGATTGGATGCCGATCGAGAACGGCGAGAGCGACATCGTGCGGCGGGTGACCGGCATTGAGGGCGAGGCGACGGTCGAACAGGTGCTGCGCATCCGCTTCGATTACGCCGATGCGATGCCGTGGGTGCGTCAAACAGGCACAGAGGATGCCCCGGAACTCACCGCCATCGCTGGCCCTGACGCGGTCGTCGTGCGCGGCCCCCAGTTCACCGCGGTCGATCACGCGCACCGCGCCGAGTTCACGGTCGCCGCCGGCGAGACGGTCGACACCGTGCTCACGTGGTTCCCGTCGCACAAGTCGCCCCGCCCGCCGCAAGACGTGGACACGATGCTCGAGACCACGCGCGCGTGGTGGCAAAACTGGGCGCGCACGTGCACTCCGCCCGGCGCTTACGACGAACACGTGCGCCGCTCGCTGCTCGTCCTTCGAGCGCTCACCCACGAGTCGACCGGCGGCATTGTCGCCGCTCCGACGACGAGCCTGCCGGAGGAGATCGGCGGCGGACGCAACTGGGACTACCGCTACGTCTGGATCCGCGACGCCGCCCTCACCCTCGAGGCACTCATGATCCACGGCTACCAGGACGAGGCAAGCGCGTGGCGCGACTGGCTGTTGCGGGCGATCGCCGGCGACCCGGAAGACGTGCAGATCATGTACGGTCTCTCGGGCGAGCGCTACCTGTACGAGCGCGAGATCGAGAGCCTCCCCGGCTACGAAGGCTCCTCCCCCGTGCGCGTCGGAAACGGCGCCTACGACCAATTCCAGGGCGACATCTTCGGCGAACTCATGATCGCCCTGGAAGACGCACGCGAGCTCGGAGTGCACGAGGACGACTTCTCGTGGTCGCTCCAAGTGCGACTGCTCGAGTGGGTTGCGACCCAACTCGACCGCGCCGATAACGGCATCTGGGAGATCCGCGGGCCGCTGCGCACCTTCACGCACTCACGAGCGATGCTGTGGGCAGCCTTCGACCGCGGTATCCGCGCGATCGAGCAGTTCGACCTGACCGGGCCGCTCGCCGAGTGGAAGGCCATTCGCGAGCGCTTGCGCACCGAGATTGAGGAGCACGGTTTCGACGACGAGCGCGGCCACTACCGCCAGCACTACGACACGGTCGAGGTCGACGCGTCGCTGCTGCAGCTCGCCCAGATCGGCTACGTCGCCTACGACGACGAACGGATGCTCGGAACGGTCGCCGAGATCGAGCGCACGCTGCTGCGCAAGGGACTCCCGCTGCGCTACCGCACGGAAAGCGGGGTCGATGGATTGGAGGGTGACGAGCATCCGTTCCTCACCTGCGCGTTCTGGCTGGTCGAGCAGTACGCCCGCTCGGGCCGCCTCGACGACGCGGTCACCCTCATGGACCGGCTGGTCGGCATCACGAACGACGTGGGGCTGCTCAGTGAGGAGTACGACGTCGACGATGAGCGGCACCTCGGCAACACTCCGCAGGCGTTGTCGCACCTCGCGCTCGTGCGGGCGGCCGACGCGATCTCGGAGGCGCGGGCGGCGTGA
- a CDS encoding SDR family NAD(P)-dependent oxidoreductase, with the protein MTRALITGATAGIGLEFARQLAARGDDLVLVARTASRLDDVAERMRSQHGVTVETLVADLHDSAGVAAVDARIASVSDPVDVLINNAGYGIGGDLAATDAEDEQRHLAIHVAVPLRLSQTALKRMLAGGGGRIVIVSSVAAFTPRGTYGAAKAWGVSFARWANLSYRRRGVSVTAVAPGFVRTEFHERMGVDVSGIPKALWLDAPTVVRQSLRAIDRGRSVVIPTVRWTIIAGLARILPDSLSAAGQFRSR; encoded by the coding sequence GTGACGCGTGCCCTCATCACCGGTGCCACCGCGGGTATCGGACTCGAATTCGCCCGCCAGCTCGCGGCCCGCGGCGACGACCTTGTGCTGGTCGCCCGCACCGCGAGCAGGCTCGACGACGTCGCGGAGCGGATGCGCTCCCAGCACGGAGTCACCGTCGAGACCCTGGTGGCCGACCTGCACGATTCGGCTGGGGTCGCCGCCGTCGACGCCCGCATCGCGTCCGTGTCTGACCCGGTCGACGTGCTCATCAACAACGCCGGCTACGGAATTGGCGGCGACCTCGCCGCGACCGATGCCGAGGACGAGCAGCGCCACCTCGCGATTCACGTGGCCGTTCCGCTGCGCCTCTCTCAGACGGCTCTGAAGCGGATGCTCGCCGGCGGCGGGGGACGCATCGTCATCGTCTCGAGCGTGGCCGCGTTCACCCCGCGCGGCACCTATGGCGCCGCAAAGGCCTGGGGTGTGTCGTTCGCCCGCTGGGCGAACCTGAGTTATCGCCGCCGTGGCGTGAGCGTGACAGCGGTGGCGCCCGGATTCGTGCGCACCGAGTTCCATGAGCGCATGGGGGTCGACGTCTCGGGCATCCCCAAGGCGCTGTGGCTAGACGCCCCGACAGTTGTTCGGCAGTCGTTGCGGGCGATCGATCGCGGCCGCAGTGTCGTCATTCCGACCGTGCGGTGGACGATCATCGCGGGACTTGCCCGCATCCTGCCCGACTCGCTGTCGGCGGCGGGGCAGTTCCGCTCGCGCTAA
- a CDS encoding RNA-binding S4 domain-containing protein — translation MAAGGVGGPTQARVDAWAWAIRLFSTRSAATAACKAGHLKVNGSTVKPAHPVKVGDTVRALTPGGERIVVVTGIIVKRTSAAKAAEHYDDRTPPPPPKEERVLPVLRERGAGRPTKRDRREIERFRGRD, via the coding sequence ATGGCCGCTGGCGGGGTTGGCGGGCCGACACAGGCACGCGTGGACGCGTGGGCCTGGGCGATTCGCCTGTTTTCGACCCGCTCGGCGGCGACCGCTGCCTGCAAGGCAGGGCACCTGAAGGTGAACGGATCGACGGTGAAGCCCGCCCACCCGGTGAAGGTCGGAGACACGGTCCGGGCGCTGACCCCGGGCGGCGAGCGCATCGTCGTCGTCACCGGCATCATCGTCAAGCGCACCTCGGCGGCGAAGGCGGCCGAACACTACGACGACCGCACTCCCCCGCCCCCGCCGAAGGAGGAGCGCGTTCTGCCGGTACTGCGCGAGCGTGGGGCGGGACGCCCGACGAAGCGCGACCGGCGCGAGATCGAGCGATTCCGCGGACGCGACTGA
- a CDS encoding glucose-6-phosphate dehydrogenase produces MQSDQTLIILGAGGDLTKRLLVPGLAGVLARNPELRLTLVGAGHSESDDDAWRELLRDALENGLDALGDVPDASAAKAAIDRAVDAARWRTVDATDRGQLRGLVASAEHPPILYFALPPDITVRAVEALQPGDLPDGTRLALEKPFGHDTESARTLNALLAERVADDQVFRVDHFLGKSTVLNLLGLRFANRLFESVWNRDNVAAIDIVYDETLALEGRAGYYDSAGALVDMIQSHLLLVAGFMTMEAPAALDADDLRGSLVQALRAMRPLADDPARASRRARYTAGELDGESVPAYADEDGVDPENETETLAEFVVTVENARWAGVPITLRSGKAVGAPRKDAQLTLHPVAHLPRGFHGASDAPRIIVSLTPEHLTVDLDLNGPGDPLELDRVQLDTDFGSGELTAYGEVLDGILAADPLLSVPAEAAELCWALVDPVFAAWRDGAVPLDEYPAGSSGPDDWSTPLSDLSRG; encoded by the coding sequence ATGCAGTCCGATCAGACGCTCATCATCCTCGGCGCCGGTGGCGACCTCACCAAGCGCCTGTTGGTCCCGGGGCTCGCCGGAGTTCTCGCCCGGAACCCCGAGCTTCGCCTCACCCTCGTCGGGGCGGGCCACAGCGAAAGCGACGACGACGCGTGGCGCGAACTGCTGCGCGACGCGCTCGAAAACGGCCTGGATGCGCTCGGTGACGTTCCCGATGCGTCCGCCGCGAAGGCTGCGATCGACCGCGCCGTCGATGCGGCCCGGTGGCGCACGGTGGACGCGACCGACCGCGGGCAGCTGCGGGGCCTCGTCGCGAGCGCGGAGCATCCGCCGATCCTGTACTTCGCCTTGCCACCCGACATCACCGTGCGGGCCGTCGAGGCGTTGCAGCCCGGCGACCTTCCCGACGGAACCCGCCTCGCCCTCGAGAAGCCCTTCGGCCACGACACCGAGTCGGCCCGAACGCTCAATGCGCTGCTCGCCGAGCGCGTCGCCGACGACCAGGTTTTCCGCGTCGACCACTTCCTCGGCAAGTCGACCGTGCTGAACCTCTTGGGCCTGCGCTTTGCCAACCGGTTGTTCGAGAGCGTGTGGAATCGCGACAACGTCGCCGCCATCGACATCGTCTACGACGAGACGCTCGCGCTGGAGGGCCGCGCCGGCTACTACGACAGCGCGGGGGCGCTCGTCGACATGATCCAGAGCCATCTGCTGCTCGTTGCCGGCTTCATGACGATGGAAGCGCCCGCCGCTCTCGACGCCGACGACCTGCGCGGGTCGCTCGTGCAGGCGCTGCGGGCGATGCGGCCGCTTGCCGACGACCCGGCGCGCGCCTCCCGCCGTGCGCGGTACACGGCGGGTGAGCTCGACGGCGAGAGCGTGCCCGCCTATGCGGACGAAGACGGCGTCGACCCAGAGAACGAGACCGAGACGCTCGCCGAATTCGTCGTCACCGTCGAGAACGCCCGCTGGGCGGGGGTGCCGATCACGCTGCGCAGCGGCAAAGCAGTCGGCGCGCCACGAAAGGACGCGCAGCTGACGCTGCACCCGGTCGCTCACCTCCCGCGGGGCTTTCACGGGGCTTCCGATGCACCGCGCATCATCGTCTCGTTGACGCCCGAGCACCTCACGGTCGACCTCGACCTGAACGGGCCGGGCGATCCGCTGGAGCTCGACCGCGTGCAGCTGGACACCGACTTCGGGTCGGGTGAGCTCACGGCGTACGGCGAGGTGCTCGACGGCATCCTGGCCGCCGATCCGCTGTTGAGCGTTCCCGCCGAGGCCGCTGAACTGTGCTGGGCGCTCGTCGATCCGGTGTTCGCCGCCTGGCGGGATGGCGCGGTACCGCTTGACGAGTACCCGGCTGGCTCGTCCGGCCCCGACGACTGGTCGACGCCGCTTTCCGACCTGTCGCGCGGCTAG